A genomic window from Coregonus clupeaformis isolate EN_2021a unplaced genomic scaffold, ASM2061545v1 scaf0109, whole genome shotgun sequence includes:
- the LOC121555965 gene encoding inactive serine protease 35, which translates to MGPVPLCLLLSVTSLVVVVAVEAQEATGGNDEYTWPQWKVPLVRNRRTVALSSPGFTAKPQGELNGTCGIECQRCLPDPSLADLEKFLSYETVYENGTRTLTSVSVQGLNEVNAWPAGNSSSSSKSRRKREVYGTDTRFSITDKQFSTKYPFSTSVKISTGCSGVLLSPKHVLTAAHCIHDGQDYVSGAKKLRVGVLKEKSRRGKGGKGKRRRGKGKRRIGGEDKEEEEKEEKDGGKERKGGEGKDRKSRSRRSAEGEKPSFRWTRVKQTQVPKGWFKGGASDGMVADYDYAVLELKKAQKVKHMDLGIIPSVKKLPAGRIHFSGFDDDRPGNLVYRFCSVSEESKDLLYQYCDAKPGSSGSGVYIRLKEPGKKKWKRKIIGVFSGHQWVDVNGNGAQQDYNVAVRITPLKYAQICYWVHGDSSKCRDA; encoded by the coding sequence ATGGGCCCCGTACCCCTGTGTCTTCTGCTCTCAGTGACGTCGCTGGTCGTGGTGGTGGCTGTGGAAGCCCAGGAGGCCACAGGAGGAAATGATGAGTATACCTGGCCGCAGTGGAAGGTGCCGCTGGTGAGGAACAGGAGGACGGTGGCCCTTAGCAGCCCCGGCTTCACGGCCAAACCTCAGGGAGAGCTGAACGGGACCTGTGGAATTGAGTGCCAGCGTTGCCTCCCCGACCCCTCTCTGGCTGACTTGGAGAAGTTCCTGTCCTATGAGACGGTGTACGAGAACGGAACACGCACGCTGACCTCCGTGTCTGTGCAGGGCCTCAACGAGGTCAACGCTTGGCCTGCTGGgaactcctcctcttcctccaagtCACGCCGCAAACGGGAGGTCTACGGCACCGACACCCGCTTCAGCATCACCGACAAGCAGTTCTCCACTAAGTACCCCTTCTCCACCTCCGTCAAGATCTCCACGGGCTGCTCTGGTGTCCTGTTATCCCCCAAACACGTCCTGACGGCCGCCCACTGCATCCACGACGGACAGGACTACGTGAGTGGAGCAAAAAAGCTACGCGTGGGCGTCCTCAAGGAGAAATCCCGGCGTGGGAAAGGAGGGAAGGGGAAGAGAAGACGGGGGAAAGGCAAGcggaggataggaggagaagacaaggaagaggaagagaaagaagagaaagatggagggaaagagaggaaaggaggggaaggGAAAGACAGAAAGAGCCGCAGTCGTCGCAGCGCAGAGGGTGAGAAGCCATCCTTCCGGTGGACCAGAGTGAAGCAGACCCAGGTCCCTAAAGGCTGGTTCAAAGGCGGGGCGTCGGACGGTATGGTGGCTGACTACGACTATGCCGTACTGGAGCTGAAGAAGGCCCAGAAGGTCAAGCACATGGACCTAGGCATCATCCCCTCGGTCAAGAAGCTGCCCGCCGGCAGGATCCACTTCTCAGGCTTCGACGACGACCGGCCCGGCAACTTGGTGTACCGCTTCTGTTCGGTGTCGGAGGAGTCCAAAGACCTGCTGTATCAGTACTGCGACGCCAAGCCCGGCTCCAGCGGCTCCGGGGTCTACATCCGCCTAAAAGAGCCCGGCAAGAAGAAGTGGAAGAGGAAGATCATCGGTGTGTTCTCGGGCCACCAGTGGGTGGACGTCAACGGCAATGGGGCGCAGCAGGATTACAACGTGGCGGTGAGGATAACGCCCCTCAAGTATGCCCAGATCTGTTACTGGGTCCATGGGGACTCCAGCAAGTGCCGGGACGCCTGA